The following coding sequences lie in one Niabella agricola genomic window:
- the tnpA gene encoding IS200/IS605 family transposase: MANTYTQIHLQLVFAVKYRQSLIEHSWKDELYRYITAIIQNQTHKLLIINGMPDHIHILIGMRPTQSLSDLMQHIKGDSSTWINERIFTKGKFEWQNGYGAFSYSKSQVPDVITYIKNQEQHHSKKAFMEEYLALLKQFEIDYDERYVFKDPL, from the coding sequence ATGGCAAACACATATACACAGATTCATCTCCAATTGGTATTCGCTGTTAAATACCGGCAATCCCTTATTGAACATTCATGGAAGGATGAATTGTATAGATATATAACCGCCATCATTCAAAACCAAACGCACAAGCTGCTTATCATAAACGGAATGCCAGATCACATACATATATTGATCGGGATGCGCCCCACACAATCTTTATCCGATCTTATGCAGCACATAAAAGGTGATTCTTCAACATGGATCAATGAAAGAATCTTCACCAAAGGAAAATTTGAATGGCAGAATGGTTACGGGGCTTTTTCATACAGCAAATCACAGGTACCAGATGTCATTACCTACATTAAAAACCAGGAGCAGCACCATTCCAAGAAGGCTTTCATGGAAGAATATCTGGCGCTTTTAAAACAATTTGAAATTGATTATGATGAACGATACGTTTTTAAAGATCCGCTCTAA
- a CDS encoding right-handed parallel beta-helix repeat-containing protein — protein sequence MKRLCIALITGIFGSLTAGAQVYVAPDGKDINPGTVEAPKATLNAAIRQVRELRRLKQEPESRILLKSGTYYLREPVRVRSEDSGTPTSPLVITSAPGAAPVISGGILIKDWKQNRTVVKGLPEAARGRVWVAHVPAVAGLLAPRQLWVNDRKATRAKSAPGNTMQRIWNWDKTTATAVIPLHPFEHLEVTEGLEFLIHQWWEVANLRVRKLEKGGDSCRVYFYEPESRIQNEHPWPAPWLSPETGNSAFYLVNSIAFLDEPGEWYYDAPARNLYYYPRVQENMKVAKTVIPFLEQLFVLSGTSEHPVENVIISDIRFQHSAWNRPFLQGHVPHQAGLYMTEAYKLKPAGTPEKPSLDNQAWVGRPEAAVTVSYASHIRFEGNRFEHLAATGLDFTVGVKSSSVTGSLFKDIGGTAIQGGYFGDDGTEIHRPYNPADPRVICENIAIKNNLVTDAGNEDWGAVGIGMGFSRSITIEHNEMENLPYSGISMGWGWTPAKNIMAQNSIRYNKIHHYGRTNYDCAGIYTLSAQPGTLIEENYIDSIYKAPYAHLPTHWFYLYADEGSSGIAVRNNWTPAQKYLQNNNGPGNRWENNGPQVAATVKNNAGPEKQYRALLNEKTSGAVHQAINRQRKELIELVSKAGDLVDLRKLKILLHEKGVQQETIGQWKGHTVVYGLITDVNLLRSQLQNAYPDATIRVYHDMVYEFDRAARCPGAAIAKDWTDIMMTANLVKDPQKQREYLDYHATQFEKWPEVSNGFCKADFQQLRVFKNGRQLMLVISIPKGKTLKELNPLTTKNNQRVNEWNKIMSGYQEGIEGTEKGETWVVLE from the coding sequence GTGAAACGGTTGTGCATTGCTTTGATTACGGGAATTTTTGGTTCATTAACTGCCGGGGCACAGGTATATGTGGCTCCGGATGGAAAGGATATCAACCCGGGTACGGTTGAGGCACCCAAGGCAACGCTGAACGCGGCGATTCGTCAGGTACGGGAGCTACGGCGGCTAAAGCAGGAGCCTGAAAGCAGGATCCTGCTCAAAAGCGGTACGTATTATTTAAGAGAGCCGGTCCGGGTTCGTTCTGAAGACAGCGGTACGCCCACATCCCCATTGGTGATTACATCCGCCCCGGGAGCAGCACCTGTAATCAGCGGCGGCATCCTGATAAAAGACTGGAAGCAAAATAGAACTGTAGTAAAAGGATTGCCGGAAGCGGCAAGGGGCCGGGTTTGGGTTGCTCATGTACCTGCTGTAGCCGGCCTTCTTGCACCGCGTCAGCTTTGGGTAAACGACCGGAAGGCAACCCGCGCGAAAAGTGCACCTGGTAATACCATGCAGCGTATATGGAATTGGGATAAAACAACAGCCACGGCAGTGATCCCATTACATCCGTTTGAGCACCTGGAGGTAACCGAAGGCCTGGAGTTCTTGATCCATCAATGGTGGGAGGTGGCCAACCTGCGTGTTCGCAAACTGGAAAAAGGAGGCGACAGTTGCCGGGTTTATTTTTACGAGCCGGAAAGCCGCATACAGAATGAGCACCCCTGGCCGGCGCCCTGGCTTTCACCCGAAACAGGGAACTCCGCTTTTTATCTGGTCAATTCGATTGCTTTTCTGGATGAGCCGGGAGAATGGTATTATGATGCGCCCGCCCGGAACCTCTATTATTATCCGCGGGTACAGGAAAACATGAAGGTGGCAAAAACCGTGATTCCCTTTTTAGAGCAGCTTTTTGTGCTCAGCGGTACTTCTGAGCATCCGGTTGAAAATGTAATCATCAGCGACATCCGCTTCCAGCACAGTGCCTGGAACCGCCCCTTCTTGCAGGGGCATGTGCCACACCAGGCAGGGCTTTATATGACCGAAGCCTATAAGCTCAAACCGGCGGGTACTCCGGAGAAACCTTCTCTGGATAACCAGGCCTGGGTAGGCCGGCCGGAAGCTGCCGTAACGGTTTCTTATGCAAGTCATATCCGTTTTGAGGGTAACCGTTTTGAGCACCTTGCGGCCACGGGTCTCGATTTTACAGTGGGGGTAAAGTCTTCCTCCGTAACAGGAAGCCTTTTTAAAGATATTGGCGGAACGGCCATCCAGGGCGGTTATTTTGGTGATGATGGCACCGAGATCCACAGGCCTTACAATCCTGCAGACCCGCGGGTGATCTGCGAAAACATTGCGATCAAAAACAACCTGGTTACCGATGCGGGCAATGAAGACTGGGGGGCTGTGGGTATCGGGATGGGATTTTCAAGGAGTATCACGATTGAGCACAACGAGATGGAGAACCTGCCCTATTCCGGCATCAGTATGGGCTGGGGTTGGACGCCTGCAAAAAATATAATGGCACAAAACTCTATCCGATATAATAAGATCCATCATTATGGACGCACCAATTATGACTGTGCCGGTATCTATACCCTAAGTGCGCAGCCGGGAACCCTGATTGAAGAGAATTACATCGACAGTATTTACAAAGCGCCCTATGCGCACCTGCCCACGCATTGGTTTTACCTGTATGCGGATGAAGGCTCATCGGGCATTGCCGTTCGGAACAACTGGACGCCTGCTCAAAAGTATTTGCAAAATAATAATGGGCCGGGTAACCGGTGGGAAAACAATGGCCCACAGGTAGCCGCGACCGTAAAAAATAACGCCGGACCCGAAAAACAATACCGTGCGCTGCTGAATGAAAAAACTTCAGGAGCCGTACACCAGGCGATCAACCGGCAGCGCAAAGAGCTCATTGAGCTGGTGAGCAAGGCCGGCGACCTGGTTGATTTAAGAAAGCTGAAGATACTGCTTCACGAAAAGGGTGTGCAGCAGGAAACCATCGGGCAATGGAAGGGGCATACCGTGGTATATGGTTTGATAACCGACGTGAACCTGTTGCGCAGTCAATTACAAAACGCATACCCGGATGCAACGATCCGGGTATATCATGATATGGTATATGAATTTGATCGTGCTGCGCGCTGCCCGGGTGCGGCTATTGCAAAAGATTGGACGGATATCATGATGACCGCCAACCTGGTAAAGGACCCTCAAAAGCAGCGGGAATACCTCGATTACCACGCCACGCAGTTTGAAAAATGGCCGGAGGTATCCAACGGGTTTTGCAAAGCAGATTTTCAGCAGTTGCGGGTATTTAAGAACGGCAGACAACTGATGTTAGTGATCAGCATCCCCAAAGGAAAAACATTGAAGGAGCTGAATCCCCTGACAACCAAAAACAACCAACGGGTGAACGAATGGAACAAGATAATGAGCGGCTACCAGGAAGGAATTGAAGGCACCGAGAAGGGAGAGACCTGGGTGGTGTTGGAGTGA
- a CDS encoding acetyl/propionyl/methylcrotonyl-CoA carboxylase subunit alpha, with protein MNKILIANRGEIALRIIRTAKKMQISTVLVYAPRDAGAAYLLEADKTVLLEGQSLGETYLNSSKIIAAAKSVGADAIHPGYGFLSENAAFAHACRKEGLIFIGPTPEAMEAMGNKIEARRTALTVGVPVTPGITGTVPELLAQYPSVGFPLLIKAAAGGGGKGMRMVQQENELKNALEATAREAHNYFDDDTVYIEKYIEAPRHVEVQVLGDQHGTVIHLFERECSLQRRHQKIIEEAPSPTLTPEVREQICKAAVQLAAAIDYQSAGTLEFLVAPDHSFYFLEMNTRIQVEHPVTELTTGIDIVEQQIRIARGEALSLQQKDIRQSGHAIECRIYAEDPEQQFLPAPGTIRFYKEPYGENIRIDGMMLQQGMAITGDFDPMIAKLITWGTNREAARIKMIEALQQYFIYGIKNNIAFLLGLLHHADFVENKISTKYIDIHLASLLLQFERRKKSEDIRIPMTAALVFSLSQKDKKPASIWEETGYWRLVNQLSLNVDEEKSTIRLGRQVLPTLDFEYHQQWYAATLQPINSEQFTLILDQQTYPVHIVAIAPGIYIVRYNGFDYTITRNDILQLTSDALPPPPAATAAAGNIRAPMPGKVIKIAVETGSAVKTGDLLLIVEAMKMENNILSPKDGVVTAIDVGEGDKVDTTTTLIHIEDPLAGS; from the coding sequence ATGAACAAGATCCTCATAGCAAACCGCGGCGAAATCGCTTTACGCATTATCCGGACGGCAAAAAAAATGCAAATCAGCACCGTACTCGTTTATGCCCCCCGGGATGCCGGCGCTGCCTATCTCCTTGAAGCAGATAAAACGGTATTGCTCGAAGGGCAATCGCTCGGCGAAACGTACCTGAATAGCAGCAAGATCATTGCCGCAGCAAAGTCGGTGGGGGCAGATGCCATTCATCCGGGTTATGGCTTTCTTTCGGAAAACGCTGCATTTGCGCATGCCTGCAGAAAGGAAGGCCTTATTTTTATCGGCCCCACACCGGAAGCGATGGAGGCCATGGGAAATAAGATCGAAGCCCGGCGCACTGCTTTGACAGTGGGAGTACCGGTTACACCAGGCATTACTGGCACCGTACCGGAATTGTTAGCGCAATATCCGTCTGTTGGCTTTCCACTGCTGATAAAGGCCGCAGCCGGCGGGGGTGGCAAAGGCATGCGGATGGTACAGCAGGAAAATGAATTAAAGAATGCGCTGGAGGCCACGGCGCGGGAAGCCCATAATTATTTTGATGACGATACCGTTTACATCGAAAAATACATCGAAGCGCCCCGGCACGTGGAAGTGCAGGTGCTGGGCGACCAACACGGCACGGTCATTCACCTCTTCGAGCGGGAATGCTCCCTGCAGCGACGGCATCAAAAAATCATCGAAGAGGCCCCCTCCCCTACCTTAACGCCGGAAGTAAGAGAACAAATCTGCAAGGCAGCCGTGCAACTTGCTGCAGCAATAGATTATCAGAGTGCCGGTACCCTTGAATTTTTGGTGGCTCCCGATCACAGCTTTTATTTCCTTGAAATGAACACCCGTATTCAGGTGGAGCACCCGGTTACGGAGTTGACCACTGGTATCGATATTGTTGAGCAACAGATCCGCATTGCACGCGGAGAAGCGCTGAGCCTGCAGCAAAAGGACATCCGTCAAAGCGGGCATGCAATCGAATGCCGTATTTATGCCGAAGATCCGGAACAGCAGTTCCTGCCCGCGCCAGGCACCATCCGCTTCTACAAAGAGCCCTACGGCGAAAATATCCGCATCGATGGCATGATGCTGCAGCAAGGAATGGCAATTACGGGGGACTTTGATCCTATGATTGCAAAACTCATTACCTGGGGCACCAATCGCGAAGCTGCCCGGATAAAGATGATCGAAGCCCTGCAGCAATACTTTATCTATGGCATTAAAAACAATATTGCCTTCCTGCTGGGACTGTTGCACCATGCTGATTTTGTGGAGAACAAGATCTCAACAAAATATATCGATATACATCTGGCCAGCCTGTTGCTACAGTTTGAGCGTCGTAAAAAAAGCGAAGACATACGAATCCCGATGACAGCCGCGCTGGTATTCAGCCTGTCGCAAAAAGACAAGAAACCCGCTTCGATATGGGAGGAAACTGGTTACTGGCGACTGGTGAATCAGCTTTCCCTGAACGTCGACGAGGAGAAGAGTACGATCCGGCTCGGCAGACAGGTGCTTCCTACCCTGGATTTCGAATACCACCAGCAATGGTACGCTGCTACCTTGCAGCCCATAAACTCAGAACAGTTTACTTTAATACTGGATCAGCAAACATATCCTGTTCATATCGTTGCAATCGCTCCCGGCATCTATATAGTACGTTATAATGGATTTGATTATACGATCACACGCAATGATATTTTACAGCTGACTTCGGATGCACTGCCTCCTCCACCGGCCGCAACGGCAGCAGCCGGAAATATCCGTGCCCCCATGCCGGGCAAAGTAATCAAGATTGCTGTTGAAACGGGATCTGCGGTAAAAACCGGCGACCTGCTGCTGATTGTAGAGGCAATGAAAATGGAGAACAATATCCTGAGTCCGAAGGACGGCGTAGTAACCGCCATTGACGTAGGCGAAGGTGATAAAGTAGATACGACGACAACGCTGATCCATATAGAGGATCCGCTGGCGGGTTCATGA
- a CDS encoding acyl-CoA dehydrogenase family protein, translating into MDYSLSEEHQEIRNMVRTFAEKNIKPQAQELDEREKFSPELTRQMGELGLMGIYLPEKYGGAGMDYLAYIIAVEEIARVDGSQAATLAAHNSLGIGPIYNYGTEEQKLQYLPQLCTGKALWSFGLTEPGAGSDSRASKTTAKSDGDYWVINGNKIFITNGSVSLNRGTTVQAVTNEVNGKKEFTTIIVERDTLGFSQQAMHGKMMWRASDTAQLFFDDCRVPKSHTLGPVGEGSKIMLRTLDAGRLSIAAMGLGCAQGAFEMALSYAQERRQFGNTIASFQVNQFKLADMALKIELARTFLYKACWLKDTGQPFTKEAAMAKLYCSEIAKEVTDAAVQLHGGYGLMKEYNIERFYRDQRLLQIGEGTSEIQRMVIAKQLGV; encoded by the coding sequence ATGGACTACTCATTAAGCGAGGAGCACCAGGAAATCCGGAATATGGTGCGGACATTTGCGGAGAAAAATATCAAACCGCAGGCGCAGGAACTGGATGAACGGGAAAAATTCTCACCGGAACTCACCCGGCAAATGGGGGAACTGGGCCTGATGGGCATCTATCTCCCGGAAAAATATGGCGGCGCCGGTATGGACTACCTGGCCTATATCATCGCCGTGGAAGAAATTGCCCGGGTAGACGGATCACAGGCGGCCACCCTGGCGGCACATAATTCCCTGGGTATTGGCCCTATTTACAACTATGGTACCGAAGAACAAAAACTGCAATACCTGCCCCAACTCTGTACGGGAAAAGCCTTGTGGTCGTTTGGACTGACCGAGCCCGGCGCCGGAAGTGATTCGCGCGCCTCAAAGACCACGGCAAAATCCGATGGCGATTATTGGGTGATTAATGGCAACAAGATCTTCATCACCAACGGATCAGTTTCGCTAAACCGCGGCACCACGGTGCAAGCGGTTACCAACGAGGTAAACGGCAAAAAAGAATTTACCACGATCATTGTGGAGCGGGATACACTGGGCTTTTCGCAGCAGGCCATGCATGGCAAAATGATGTGGCGGGCCAGCGATACGGCCCAATTGTTTTTTGACGACTGCCGCGTTCCCAAATCGCATACGCTGGGCCCGGTGGGTGAAGGCTCCAAGATCATGCTGCGCACCCTCGATGCCGGCCGGCTGAGCATCGCGGCCATGGGCCTGGGCTGCGCGCAGGGTGCCTTTGAAATGGCCTTAAGCTATGCGCAGGAACGGCGGCAGTTTGGCAATACGATTGCCTCCTTCCAGGTAAACCAGTTCAAGTTGGCAGATATGGCATTGAAGATCGAACTGGCACGCACGTTTTTGTATAAAGCCTGCTGGCTAAAGGATACCGGGCAGCCCTTTACCAAAGAGGCTGCCATGGCCAAACTTTATTGCTCAGAAATTGCTAAAGAGGTAACAGACGCCGCCGTACAACTTCATGGCGGCTACGGGCTGATGAAGGAATATAATATAGAACGTTTTTACCGCGACCAGCGGCTGTTACAGATCGGGGAAGGCACATCGGAGATCCAACGGATGGTGATCGCGAAACAGTTAGGCGTTTAA
- a CDS encoding Gfo/Idh/MocA family protein — protein MLNIGIVGLGEGRSTMSAALQSKKLQLKMICDANEALCKQRSKEFRFEYYTTQYEELLNNPDIDIVAVYTPDHLHAQHVSLALQHGKHVVCTKPFIDDLADAKALLKLQQETGKKVFVGQSSRFFEPYKRQRADFEKGLIGELITVESHYNADHRWFLKKKWALEKSFKWLYGGLSHPVDFIRWYLPDIEEVMGYGMISANGKKAGLKNEDTMHFIFRNKDGRIARVSGAYTGPVQPTCRESEMSCILRGTEGASQADYHELRYAITDKKGEQQLITWGDAQLNHYFRFEGQSHHAGEYQNYLEYFADSIANDAPAYPDMREGIGTVALLQAMDRSLRTRQPVGVKALLKEYGLAKLG, from the coding sequence ATGTTGAATATCGGAATTGTAGGATTGGGAGAAGGCCGCAGCACGATGTCGGCGGCATTGCAGAGTAAAAAATTGCAATTAAAGATGATCTGCGATGCAAATGAGGCATTGTGTAAACAACGCAGTAAGGAGTTCCGGTTTGAGTATTATACCACGCAGTATGAGGAGCTGCTGAACAACCCGGATATCGATATCGTAGCCGTTTATACGCCGGATCATCTGCATGCGCAGCATGTAAGCCTGGCATTACAGCATGGCAAGCATGTGGTATGTACCAAACCGTTTATTGATGATCTGGCCGATGCAAAAGCATTGCTGAAGCTACAGCAGGAAACGGGAAAAAAAGTATTTGTGGGACAAAGCTCTCGTTTTTTTGAACCTTATAAACGGCAGCGGGCCGATTTTGAAAAAGGCCTGATTGGCGAGCTGATCACGGTGGAAAGTCATTATAACGCCGATCACCGCTGGTTCCTCAAAAAGAAATGGGCGCTGGAAAAATCATTTAAATGGCTATATGGCGGATTGAGCCACCCGGTTGATTTTATCCGCTGGTACCTGCCGGATATCGAAGAAGTGATGGGCTATGGCATGATCAGTGCCAATGGTAAAAAGGCCGGGTTAAAAAATGAAGATACCATGCATTTTATTTTCCGGAATAAGGACGGACGTATAGCCCGTGTAAGCGGTGCTTATACCGGCCCGGTACAACCTACCTGCCGCGAAAGCGAGATGAGCTGCATCCTTCGGGGTACGGAAGGCGCCAGCCAGGCAGACTACCACGAGCTGCGCTATGCCATTACCGATAAAAAAGGCGAGCAGCAGCTGATCACCTGGGGGGATGCGCAGCTAAATCATTATTTTCGTTTTGAAGGCCAGAGCCACCATGCCGGTGAGTACCAGAATTACCTGGAATATTTTGCTGATAGCATCGCCAACGATGCCCCTGCATACCCGGATATGCGCGAGGGCATTGGAACGGTGGCCCTGCTACAAGCCATGGATCGCAGTTTAAGAACGCGGCAGCCGGTTGGGGTGAAGGCCTTATTGAAAGAGTATGGACTGGCCAAGCTGGGGTGA
- a CDS encoding carboxyl transferase domain-containing protein, which yields MYRIQSAVDTHSDAFNENRNAYRQLLEQYNQRMEAVQHDDASPAVQKHKKRGKLLARERVDNLLDPNTPFLELSPLAAFDMYNNQFPAAGIITGIGTVHGRMVMIIANDATVKGGTYMELTIKKHVRAQEIALENQLPCIYMVDSGGAFLPEQDKVFPDRHDFGRFFYNQARMSAAGIPQIAIVMGSCTAGGAYVPAMSDETIIVRNQGTIFIGGPPLVKAATGEEVSAEELGGAVVHTSISGVADHIAENDQHALALCRNIIQTFKQPEPQPLERVIPEAPFYDPQELYGLISTDLKKSVDAKEIIARLADGSRFHEFKAAYAPTLVTGFAHIMGYPIGIIANNGVLFGESALKGAHFVELCTARKTPILFLQNITGFIVGKEYEHKGIARDGAKMVHAVANANVPKFTVVFGGSFGAGNYAMCGRAYDPRFLFMWPHSKISVMGGEQAAGVLTTVKEEQLKAAGKEFAATEKDALRQSILKKYETEGSAYYSTARLWDDGIIDPADTRQIIALGIAISLNKKWEETTNGVFRM from the coding sequence GTGTACCGGATTCAATCAGCGGTGGATACGCACTCCGATGCGTTTAACGAAAATAGAAATGCCTACCGGCAGTTGCTGGAGCAGTACAACCAGCGGATGGAAGCCGTGCAGCATGATGATGCCTCGCCGGCGGTTCAGAAACATAAAAAAAGAGGCAAGCTGCTGGCGCGGGAGCGGGTAGACAACCTGCTTGACCCGAATACCCCCTTCCTGGAGCTATCACCCCTGGCGGCTTTTGACATGTACAACAATCAGTTTCCTGCCGCGGGGATCATTACCGGCATTGGCACGGTGCATGGCCGCATGGTAATGATCATTGCCAATGATGCTACCGTAAAGGGCGGCACGTATATGGAACTGACGATCAAAAAACATGTGCGGGCACAGGAAATTGCACTGGAGAACCAGCTTCCCTGTATTTATATGGTGGACTCCGGCGGGGCCTTTCTTCCGGAGCAGGATAAGGTATTCCCGGACCGTCATGATTTTGGCCGTTTCTTTTACAACCAGGCCCGGATGTCGGCCGCGGGCATTCCACAGATCGCTATCGTGATGGGCTCCTGCACCGCAGGCGGGGCCTATGTTCCGGCTATGAGCGATGAAACCATCATTGTACGGAACCAGGGCACGATCTTTATCGGCGGACCGCCCCTGGTAAAAGCTGCTACCGGTGAGGAAGTAAGCGCTGAAGAACTTGGCGGCGCCGTGGTACATACCTCCATTTCAGGGGTGGCGGATCACATTGCAGAAAACGATCAGCATGCCCTGGCCCTATGCCGGAACATTATACAAACCTTTAAGCAACCGGAACCGCAGCCCCTGGAGCGGGTTATACCGGAGGCGCCTTTTTATGATCCGCAGGAACTGTACGGACTGATATCAACGGATTTGAAAAAATCAGTAGACGCCAAAGAGATCATCGCACGCCTGGCAGATGGCAGTCGCTTCCATGAGTTCAAAGCGGCATACGCGCCTACCCTGGTCACGGGTTTTGCACATATCATGGGCTACCCCATTGGCATCATCGCCAACAATGGTGTATTGTTTGGGGAGTCTGCTTTAAAGGGCGCACACTTTGTAGAACTGTGCACTGCCCGCAAAACCCCGATCTTATTTCTGCAGAATATTACCGGTTTTATTGTGGGCAAGGAATACGAGCATAAAGGCATTGCACGCGATGGCGCCAAGATGGTGCATGCCGTGGCCAACGCCAATGTGCCCAAATTCACCGTGGTCTTTGGGGGTTCCTTTGGTGCGGGCAACTATGCCATGTGCGGCCGTGCATACGATCCTCGTTTTTTATTTATGTGGCCGCATTCCAAAATATCCGTGATGGGTGGCGAGCAGGCAGCGGGCGTGCTTACCACGGTAAAAGAAGAACAGCTAAAAGCTGCCGGCAAGGAGTTTGCGGCAACAGAAAAGGATGCCCTGCGCCAGTCGATCTTAAAAAAATATGAAACGGAGGGTTCGGCCTATTACAGCACGGCAAGGTTATGGGACGATGGCATTATCGACCCCGCGGATACCCGGCAGATCATTGCGTTGGGCATCGCTATTTCATTAAACAAAAAATGGGAGGAAACAACAAATGGGGTTTTCCGGATGTAG
- a CDS encoding enoyl-CoA hydratase/isomerase family protein yields the protein MYTTIETEQHYHIATIWLNRPEVRNALNDTMTTELIQAFKTLSTDPAVRVITLRGKGKVFCAGADLKWMKATAAYSYEENLEESAQLARCFQTVYHTSKPTIAVVHGAAMGGANGLIAACDFAYAADDTLFAFSEVRLGLVPATIAPYILKRIGESKAKELILTGRPFHAKEAAEAGLINQVLQAMELESKVAELIQELLQAGPGSIAASKQLLHHLSAKELEAAIPDTVEAIAKARSSAEGQEGMQAFFEKRKPNWRL from the coding sequence ATGTATACAACCATCGAAACAGAACAGCATTATCACATCGCCACCATCTGGCTCAACCGGCCGGAAGTACGGAATGCGCTGAATGATACCATGACCACGGAGCTCATCCAGGCTTTCAAAACCCTGAGTACCGACCCTGCCGTGCGTGTCATCACCTTGCGGGGAAAAGGTAAAGTGTTTTGTGCCGGCGCCGATCTTAAATGGATGAAAGCAACCGCCGCCTATAGTTATGAAGAAAACCTGGAAGAAAGTGCACAACTTGCCCGTTGTTTTCAAACCGTGTACCATACATCGAAACCCACGATCGCCGTGGTACACGGGGCCGCAATGGGCGGTGCCAATGGGTTGATTGCCGCCTGTGATTTTGCCTACGCTGCGGATGACACCCTGTTTGCTTTTTCTGAAGTGCGGCTGGGCCTGGTGCCTGCCACTATTGCGCCCTATATTTTAAAAAGAATCGGGGAATCAAAGGCGAAGGAACTCATCCTTACCGGTCGTCCGTTCCATGCAAAGGAAGCGGCAGAGGCCGGACTCATCAACCAGGTATTGCAGGCTATGGAACTGGAAAGCAAGGTAGCCGAGCTGATACAGGAATTGCTGCAGGCCGGACCTGGCTCCATCGCCGCCAGTAAACAGCTGTTACATCACCTGTCAGCTAAAGAACTGGAAGCAGCCATTCCGGATACCGTGGAGGCGATTGCAAAGGCGCGTAGTTCCGCCGAAGGACAAGAAGGTATGCAGGCATTTTTTGAAAAACGGAAACCCAATTGGAGACTGTAG